A genome region from Actinobacillus arthritidis includes the following:
- the ftsH gene encoding ATP-dependent zinc metalloprotease FtsH — MVKNIVLWVVVAVVLMTAFEGFNSNFGNNNTVAYSTFLNDIKSNNLKEVDFKRNDETISVTKNDGTQYQTVMPMYDEYLLADLAKTNATVTGQPEERRGLLSQILISWFPMLMLIGFWLFYMRQMQGGGGRGAMSFGKSKAKMLTAEQVKTRFTDVAGCDEAKEEVGEVVDFLKDPSKFQKLGGRIPKGILMVGPPGTGKTLLAKAIAGEAGVPFFTMAGSDFVEMFVGVGASRVRDLFEQAKKNAPCIIFIDEIDAVGRKRGGAGFSGGHDEREQTLNQMLVEMDGFEGSEGVIIIGATNRADVLDDALTRPGRFDRQVTVDLPNVKGREQILKVHMKKVPLAPDVDPMIVARGTPGYSGAQLANLVNEVALFAARKNQRVVTMDDFEKARDKINMGPERRSNTMTEKELMNTAYHEAGHVIVGYLMPEHDPLNKVTIVPRGQALGFAQFLPEGDRVSETFTKLESQLSTLFAGRIAEGLIFGEDKITTGASSDIHRATQIARAMVTQWGFSKELGPLFYQNEDGMGAIKGVSEESQKLIDQEMRKIIDRNYERAKKTLEDNMDILHAMKDALLKYETLDRKQIDDLMNRRPVGEPAGWNDKGDNSSSNDSNTVQKTDTDSKPTETSHSDAEVADKQADA, encoded by the coding sequence ATGGTTAAAAATATTGTCCTTTGGGTAGTGGTTGCAGTTGTTTTAATGACTGCCTTTGAGGGCTTTAACTCAAATTTTGGTAACAACAATACGGTTGCTTATTCGACTTTTTTAAATGATATTAAATCAAATAATTTGAAAGAAGTGGATTTCAAACGTAATGATGAAACCATCTCCGTTACTAAAAACGATGGTACGCAATACCAAACCGTAATGCCGATGTATGACGAATACTTATTGGCTGATCTTGCGAAAACAAATGCAACGGTCACCGGTCAACCGGAAGAACGCCGTGGTTTGTTATCTCAAATCTTGATTTCTTGGTTCCCGATGTTAATGCTAATCGGCTTTTGGTTGTTTTATATGCGTCAAATGCAAGGCGGTGGCGGTCGTGGTGCGATGAGTTTTGGTAAGAGCAAAGCGAAAATGCTGACTGCTGAGCAAGTTAAAACACGCTTTACCGATGTAGCTGGTTGTGATGAAGCTAAAGAAGAAGTCGGCGAAGTGGTGGATTTCTTAAAAGATCCGAGTAAATTCCAAAAACTGGGTGGACGTATCCCAAAAGGTATTTTAATGGTTGGTCCTCCTGGTACAGGTAAAACCTTATTAGCGAAAGCGATTGCCGGTGAAGCTGGCGTGCCATTCTTTACGATGGCGGGTTCTGATTTCGTAGAAATGTTTGTTGGTGTTGGTGCTTCTCGTGTACGTGATCTTTTTGAGCAAGCGAAGAAAAATGCACCTTGTATCATTTTTATCGATGAAATTGATGCGGTCGGTCGTAAACGTGGTGGTGCAGGTTTTAGCGGTGGCCATGATGAGCGTGAACAAACCCTTAACCAGATGTTAGTTGAGATGGACGGTTTTGAAGGTTCAGAAGGCGTGATTATTATCGGCGCAACGAACCGTGCGGATGTGCTTGATGACGCATTAACCCGTCCGGGACGTTTTGACCGTCAAGTCACGGTAGATTTACCGAATGTGAAAGGTCGTGAGCAAATCTTAAAAGTGCATATGAAAAAAGTGCCGCTTGCACCGGATGTTGATCCTATGATTGTAGCTCGTGGTACACCGGGCTATTCAGGTGCGCAATTAGCAAACTTAGTTAATGAAGTCGCTTTATTTGCCGCACGTAAAAATCAACGTGTTGTAACCATGGATGACTTTGAAAAAGCTCGTGACAAAATCAATATGGGGCCGGAGCGTCGTTCAAATACGATGACCGAAAAAGAATTGATGAATACCGCTTATCACGAAGCCGGTCACGTGATTGTCGGTTATTTAATGCCTGAACATGATCCGCTCAATAAAGTAACCATTGTGCCTCGTGGCCAAGCACTTGGTTTTGCACAATTTTTACCGGAAGGTGACCGTGTAAGTGAAACCTTTACCAAATTGGAAAGCCAGCTTTCAACCTTATTTGCAGGACGAATTGCCGAAGGACTTATTTTTGGTGAAGATAAAATTACTACTGGTGCGTCTTCGGATATTCATCGTGCAACGCAAATTGCTCGTGCAATGGTAACCCAATGGGGCTTCTCTAAAGAGTTAGGTCCGCTGTTCTATCAAAATGAAGACGGTATGGGGGCAATCAAAGGCGTATCGGAAGAGTCGCAAAAATTGATTGACCAAGAGATGCGTAAAATCATTGATCGTAACTACGAGCGTGCGAAGAAAACCTTAGAAGACAATATGGATATTTTACATGCGATGAAAGACGCATTGTTAAAATATGAAACCTT